In one Oryza glaberrima chromosome 2, OglaRS2, whole genome shotgun sequence genomic region, the following are encoded:
- the LOC127761218 gene encoding UPF0161 protein At3g09310-like isoform X2, with protein sequence MAVSALLPPIAAAPPLAGSTLSFGVPYQNKRRILTMRVYCAADEEEVNDLGVNVALSMLKFYKREISPLLPSSCRYVPTCSEYSMQAYKKYGVAKGTILTAWRLCRCNPLGGHGYDPPRWFGEEELPKQ encoded by the exons atGGCCGTCTCCGCCCTTCTCCCGCCTATTGCGGCTGCGCCGCCTCTCGCCGGAAGCACAC TTTCCTTCGGTGTTCCCTACCAGAACAAGAGAAGGATCCTAACGATGCGAGTCTACTGCGCTGCTGATGAAG AGGAAGTCAATGACTTGGGAGTCAACGTGGCACTATCCatgctaaaattttacaaaa GAGAAATATCACCCTTACTACCCTCAAGCTGCCGTTATGTGCCAACTTGCAGTGAGTACTCTATGCAAGCATACAAAAAATACGGTGTTGCAAAGGGTACAATCTTGACAGCTTGGCGTCTATGCCGCTGTAATCCTCTTG GTGGTCATGGATATGATCCCCCAAGGTGGTTTGGTGAGGAAGAGCTACCAAAGCAATGA
- the LOC127761218 gene encoding UPF0161 protein At3g09310-like isoform X1, whose translation MAVSALLPPIAAAPPLAGSTLSFGVPYQNKRRILTMRVYCAADEEEEVNDLGVNVALSMLKFYKREISPLLPSSCRYVPTCSEYSMQAYKKYGVAKGTILTAWRLCRCNPLGGHGYDPPRWFGEEELPKQ comes from the exons atGGCCGTCTCCGCCCTTCTCCCGCCTATTGCGGCTGCGCCGCCTCTCGCCGGAAGCACAC TTTCCTTCGGTGTTCCCTACCAGAACAAGAGAAGGATCCTAACGATGCGAGTCTACTGCGCTGCTGATGAAG AAGAGGAAGTCAATGACTTGGGAGTCAACGTGGCACTATCCatgctaaaattttacaaaa GAGAAATATCACCCTTACTACCCTCAAGCTGCCGTTATGTGCCAACTTGCAGTGAGTACTCTATGCAAGCATACAAAAAATACGGTGTTGCAAAGGGTACAATCTTGACAGCTTGGCGTCTATGCCGCTGTAATCCTCTTG GTGGTCATGGATATGATCCCCCAAGGTGGTTTGGTGAGGAAGAGCTACCAAAGCAATGA
- the LOC127761218 gene encoding UPF0161 protein At3g09310-like isoform X3 translates to MAVSALLPPIAAAPPLAGSTLSFGVPYQNKRRILTMRVYCAADEGEISPLLPSSCRYVPTCSEYSMQAYKKYGVAKGTILTAWRLCRCNPLGGHGYDPPRWFGEEELPKQ, encoded by the exons atGGCCGTCTCCGCCCTTCTCCCGCCTATTGCGGCTGCGCCGCCTCTCGCCGGAAGCACAC TTTCCTTCGGTGTTCCCTACCAGAACAAGAGAAGGATCCTAACGATGCGAGTCTACTGCGCTGCTGATGAAG GAGAAATATCACCCTTACTACCCTCAAGCTGCCGTTATGTGCCAACTTGCAGTGAGTACTCTATGCAAGCATACAAAAAATACGGTGTTGCAAAGGGTACAATCTTGACAGCTTGGCGTCTATGCCGCTGTAATCCTCTTG GTGGTCATGGATATGATCCCCCAAGGTGGTTTGGTGAGGAAGAGCTACCAAAGCAATGA